From Merismopedia glauca CCAP 1448/3, a single genomic window includes:
- a CDS encoding DUF2809 domain-containing protein gives MKIPKRLLSPNYLKIPLFLSITLTAIAGISTKFYTGWGREWVNDSAGDILYELFWCLILFTFFSRKEQIFPICLGVFIFTCSLEFLQLWHPPILEFWRSHFLGKLLLGTTFVWWDFPHYFLGCILGWWYLHRLVKLSPSSKSRINY, from the coding sequence GTGAAAATCCCCAAACGGTTACTATCCCCAAACTATCTAAAAATACCTTTATTTTTATCAATTACCTTGACGGCGATCGCGGGAATTTCAACTAAGTTTTATACAGGTTGGGGTAGAGAATGGGTTAATGATTCGGCTGGGGACATTTTGTATGAATTGTTTTGGTGTTTGATTTTATTTACCTTTTTTAGCCGCAAAGAGCAAATTTTTCCCATTTGTTTGGGAGTATTTATCTTTACTTGCAGCCTAGAATTTCTCCAATTATGGCATCCACCAATTCTAGAGTTTTGGCGATCGCACTTCTTAGGTAAACTCCTGTTGGGTACAACTTTTGTTTGGTGGGATTTTCCTCATTATTTTCTGGGCTGTATTTTAGGATGGTGGTATTTACACAGGTTAGTCAAGCTGTCACCATCATCTAAATCTCGAATAAACTATTAA